A window of Barnesiella propionica genomic DNA:
TCCGCGTATGCACGAGCGGCTTTTTGTAATGGTTCCTTTTGTTTCAGTGGCGCCGGGATGGATACATCCTGTTTTTCACAAAACAGCAAAGGACTTATTGTCTGAACTGAAGCGTTCGGTTTTGTCAGATAAAAAAAAGTAAAAAGAAAACACGGTTATTTAATAAAGTATTATATTTGCAACCAAAATCAGATGTGGAAGGATTTGGCTGCTTGCAACCACGATAAAAAATGCTAAAAATTGCGTTCTTATCTCTTTCCTGTCAGCCTTGTTATTCTGATTCTGAATAAATAGCAAATTATTTTTCGGGTGGTCTCGTTCTGCCCGGATTAGGACAATAACAATAACAACTTTTTAATTATGAATTATTTATTCACCTCAGAATCGGTGTCCGAAGGACACCCCGATAAAGTAGCCGATCAAATATCGGATGCTTTGCTTGACGAGTTTCTGGCTCATGATGCCAACTCGAAAGTAGCTTGCGAAACATTGGTGACTACCGGACAGGTAGTTCTTGCCGGAGAGGTTAAATCGAATGCTTATGTTGATCTTATGGATGTTGCCCGCCGGGTAATCAACCGTATAGGTTATAATAAGAGTTCTTATAAATTTGACGGAGATTCATGCGGAGTATTTTCTGCTATTCATGAGCAATCGGCCGATATAAACAGAGGAGTAGAAAGAGAAGATCCGATGAATCAGGGTGCCGGGGATCAGGGGATGATGTTCGGTTATGCTTGTAATGAAACCGATAATTATATGCCGCTTTCATTAGATCTCTCCCATCTCTTGCTTACAGAGCTGGCGGCTATTCGTCGGGAAGAAAAAGAAATGACCTACCTTCGTAAAGGGAAAGTAACTTCATATTTACGTCCTGATTCTAAATCTCAGGTAACGATCGAATACAATGAAGATAATATTCCTGTAAGGGTTCATACGATTGTGGTTTCTACCCAACATGATGATTTCATCGTGCCGGAGGACAGTACTCCTGAAGCTCAGGCTGCTGCCGATGCCGCTATGTTGGAACGTATTTATAACGATGTAAAAAATATCCTTATACCCCGTGTAGTAGAGAAGTTGCCCGCGCGCGTAAAAGCTTTATTCGATAGCAATATCATTCTACATGTAAATCCTACCGGAAAATTCGTAATTGGCGGTCCTCATGGTGATACGGGACTTACTGGCCGTAAAATTATCGTCGATACTTATGGCGGTAAGGGAGGTCATGGCGGAGGCGCTTTTTCCGGAAAAGATCCTTCTAAAGTCGATCGTTCCGCTGCTTATGCAGCTCGTCACATTGCAAAGAATCTTGTAGCTGCCGGAGTTTCAGATGAACTGTTGGTACAGGTGTCTTATGCGATAGGAGTGGCACAACCGGTAAGTGTTTATGTAAACACTTATGGGAAATCGAATGTATCATTGAGCGATGCTGAGATTGCCGCTAAAATTACCGAAATATTTGATTTACGGCCGAAGGCCATAGAAGAACGGCTTAAACTCCGTAATCCGATTTATGAAGAAACAGCTGCGTATGGTCATATGGGACGTAAACCCGAAATAGTGAAAAAAACATTTACTTCTAAATATATGCCTGAACCCCTGGAGAAAGAGGTAGAACTCTTTACCTGGGAGAAACTGGATTATGTAGATAAAGTTAAAAAATCATTCGGTTTGGTTTAAATCGTGATAAATGAAATAAAACGAGCCGGATGTATCCGGCTCGTTTTATTTTAATAGTTACTGAAATTTCTCGGTTTTATGACGAACCCGATGCGTAGCCGGCTGCGAAATTTATTATAATCCAGTAAACATTCTCCGTATCCGTTATAATATTGTACGAAAAAATACTGGTTTTCTTTCGGGAATAACCGGAAATTAAATTCGAGAATTGTATTGAAATTCAGATTCCAACCGCTTCTTTTGGTAAGAATTGTGGTAAATCCCCATCGTTGATTCTCACTGATATAGCTGGTTGCCAGTTGTGCGATACCGCAATATTTGAGAATGTCTTTGTTATTCTCTCCGTCAATAATGGGAATCCAGGTTTTAAATTGTATTTCCAGGTTTTTTTCTATAAGTAAAGCTCCGGAGAAAGTAATCCGGTTCCAGCTGCGGGAATAGATACTGTCTTTTCCGTTCGATTCATGTTCTATTAATATTCCCGCTTTACCGATGTACCGGTTCTGATGGATGATAAGGTGCCCTAAGCCGATGCCCGGATTGAAATTCAGGTCTACCATGGGTAGGGATTTTTCGAACACATTCCAAAAAGCTTTTTGTGTATATTCGATAAACAGAAAGGAGTTGAAAGGTAATTTACTTTTAGTAAGCCTTTGGCTTATGCTTATCTGGAATTTGACGTCTGAGTTCTGTTTGGTCGGCTTGTGCCCGATAGAAGTTCCCCCAATGAAATAATTGTCTTTGAAAAGAGTAAAATAAGGGCCTTTATCCAGTTCATCTCGAATACTGTCGGCATTATAATGCGGAGTATTCGGTTTATCAATAATCTGGGCGTGCATGCCATAACAGTATAGCCATGCGACAAGGAGCATACATATATTTCTCATGAGTATATATTAATCTTTTAGACAACAAATATTAAATCAAAATTGTTTTCATAAAAGGTCATAATTTCTTTAAATTTAGTCATTATGATGGATAATTTTAAAGTTTTCGCGAATAAAATAAAAATTGCCTTCGTTTTTTCATTATAGCATTATTTGTGGCTGTCGATAAAAAAGGTAAATTTGCGTTGATATCAAAAATAAAAGTATGAATAAGATTATTTCGTACGTGTCTTTCGTATGGCTTCTTGTATTTGTTTCTTGCGGGAATGAAAAGACGGGTTTCTCTATAGAAGGAACGTTGGATAACCTGGAAGGAAAACCGCTTTTTGCCATATATGAAAATCAGGAAAAATTATATATCGATACTTTATTTCCTCAGAATGGTTTTATTTCTCTTAAAGGAGAGGCGAAGGCACTTACTCCTGTACAATTTTACAGAGCCGATAAGAGTAAATATCTCCGTTTATATGTGAAAAACGGGGATCGTATAGAGTTGAAAGGAGATTCCCGGGAACCCTATGAGCTGAATATTAAGGGAAGCGATCTTGACAAAGAGTTGCTGCAATTTTGCCGTGATAACAAATCTTTATTAAACGCTTTAGATTCGGAACGACAAGAGGTCTTGAAAGCGGGTGTCATCTCGGAACGTCTGGCCGCTCTTAATAAAGAGCTGAGTGAAAAAGTAACCAAATATGTTACCGGACATAAAAACTCGGTGTTAAGTTCTATCCTGCTATATGATTTTATGCCTGTAAATAGCGATTTCTCTCCATGTGATTCTTTATTCAGGGTCATATCACCTTCGGCAATACCTCCTTATATTGTGGGAAAATGGGAATATTTGAGAGATAAAGACAGAAAGTTAAGCACCGATTCTGTTTTCGGGGGGGGGAGCTTTATTGACAAAAAAGATTCTTTGAGGGTTTATGAGGCTCCTTATGAACAAATGATGTTGTTTTATTTCTGGAAAACAGGAAATAAGCGGTCTCAACAGGATTTTAATATTTTGCGTGATTTGTACAAAGAATACGGAAAGAATGGTTTGGATATAGTAACAATATCATTAGAACCAGATTCTTCGGCCTGGCGCAGAACATTGGGGACGGATAGTGTTCCCGGAACATCATTATGGGCAAACGGAGGTTTTGCGAATAAAACGATCATGAATTCAGGAGTTCCTTGTATACCTTTTTATGTCGTAACCGATACGCTGGGAATGATAATTGCCAAAGGCATGGAGAGTGATACTTTGAAAGAATTTATTGAAAAGAAGATGAACGGAGCGAAAGAGAGAAAAGTTTCGGATAATTAAAATACGAATGGCCTATGTTGGTAAAAGTATTCGGGGCAGCCGTACAAGGAATAGATGCAATAGTAGTTACGATTGAGGTAAACTGCACGCAGGGTATCCGTTTTTTTATGGTCGGGCTGCCCGATACGGCAGTGAAAGAGAGTCATGAACGTATTGTTTCGGCCGTTCAGCATAACGGTTACAAATTTCCGCGAATGCAGATCGTTATCAATATGGCTCCGGCTGATATCAGGAAGGAAGGCTCTGCTTATGACCTGCCTTTAGCGATAGGAATCCTTGCTTCGGACGGTCATTCGATATCGTCTGAAAAACTTTCTTCTTATATGATGATGGGCGAATTATCGCTTGATGGCAACATTTTACCGGTTAAAGGAGCTTTGCCTATTGCAATTAAAGCAAGAGAGGAAGGGTTTAAAGGGCTTATAATTCCGAAAGCGAATGTAAGGGAGGCTGCTGTTGTTAATAATCTTGATGTATACGGGGTTGAAAATATTAAAGAAGTTATCGAATTTTTCAATGGAGAGCGTGAGCTCGAACCTACTGTAATAGATACCAGAGCCGAATTTTTTGCCGGAACGTCCGAATTCGATCTGGATTTTTCCGATGTAAAAGGACAGGAAAGCGTAAAACGGGCTTTTGAAGTAGCTGCTTCAGGCGGACATAATATTATACTCGTCGGCCCTCCGGGCGCCGGAAAATCGATGATGGCGAAACGTTTGCCTTCTATTTTACCTCCATTGACTTTACAAGAGGCTTTAGAAACGACAAAGATACATTCGGTCGCAGGAAAAATGGATAGTGATAGTTCCCTCCTTTCCCGGCGTCCGTTCCGTGCACCGCACCATACGATATCCAGTGTCGCGTTGGTGGGTGGAGGGGTATTCCCCCAGCCGGGGGAAATATCGCTGGCTCATCACGGTGTTTTGTTTTTGGATGAGCTTCCTGAGTTTTCAAGGCAAGTTCTTGAAGTAATGCGGCAGCCGCTTGAAGACCGTAAGATTACGGTCTCCCGGGCAAAATATTCGATAGAATATCCGGCTAGTGTCATGCTGGTTGCTTCGATGAATCCTTGTCCCTGTGGTTTCTATAATCATCCCGATAAGGAATGTATTTGTTCTCCGGGCGCTGTCCAGCGTTACCTTAACCGTATTTCGGGACCTTTACTGGACCGTATTGACATTCAGGTGGAAATTGTACCGGTTCCTTTTGAAAAGATTTCCGATATCAGGCCTTCTGAGCCGAGTTCTGTTATTCGGGAACGGGTAGTACGTGCACGTGAAATACAGGCGGAACGATTTTCGGGAATTTCCGGAGTATATTGCAATGCTCAGATGAATACACGTTTGCTCAACCGCTATGCGGTTCCGGATGATGCCGGTCTGAAAAGACTGAAAGATGCAATGACCCGTTTTAGTTTATCGGCCCGGGCCTACGACCGTGTTCTCAAGGTAGCGCGTACGATTGCCGATCTGGAGGGGAGTGAGAATATTTTATCCTCGCATATATCCGAGGCGATCACATACCGGAATTTGGACAGGGAGAACTGGGCCGGATGATCGTATGATATGAGTGTCGTATCGTTTCGGGAAATTTATTTTTTGATAATAATTAAAAACAAGATAAAGTGGCAAAAGAAGTAGTTGAGACTCCGCTCATGAAACAATATTTTGAAATGAAAGGCAAACATCCCGATGCTGTTTTGCTTTTCAGGGTAGGAGACTTTTATGAAACGTATTCCGAAGATGCCGTTATTTCGGCGGAAATTCTTGGAATAACACTTACACGGAGGGCGAATGGCGTAGCTCAGCATGTCGAAATGGCGGGTTTTCCGCATCATGCACTCGATACGTATCTTCCCAAACTTGTCAGGGCCGGCAAGCGTGTTGCTATATGCGAACAGCTGGAAGACCCTAAAATGACGAAAAAGTTGGTAAAGAGAGGGATTACCGAATTAGTTACCCCGGGAGTTTCCATCAATGATAATATACTGAATCACCGGGAAAATAATTTTCTGGCAGGTGTGCATTTTGGTAAAAATAATTGTGGTATTGCTTTTTTGGATATTTCTACAGGTGAATTTCTCACGGCTGAAGGAGATTTCGATTATGTTGATAAGTTGTTGGGCAATTTTTCCCCGAAAGAAGTCCTATTTGAAAAAACCAAAAGAAAATTGTTCGAAGAACATTTCGGCACCCGTTTCTTTACTTTCGAACTGGATGACTGGGTATATACCAGCGAAGCGGCGACCGACCGTTTGTTAAAACATTTCGAGACGAAGAATCTGAAAGGGTTTGGTATTCATCAGATGCCTAATGCAATTATAGCAGCAGGCTCTTTGTTGCATTATCTCGATATAACGCAGCATACGCAAATATCCCATATTACTGCATTATCCAGAATAGAAGAAGAGCGTTATGTGCGCCTTGACAAGTTTACTGTTCGTAGTTTGGAATTACTGTCGTCCATGAACGAAGGAGGCAAGAGCCTTTTGGATGTGATTGACCGCACGACCAGTCCTATGGGGGCCCGTATGCTCAAACGCTGGATGGTTTTTCCCTTGAAAGATGTAAAACCCATCGATGACCGGCTGAACGTTGTAGAGTATTTTTTCAGGCATCCCGGTATGGAGGAGGCTCTCGAACCTCAGCTCGAACTGATAGGAGATGTGGAACGTATCATTTCCAAAGTGGCCGTAGGCCGTATATCACCCCGTGAAGTCGTGCAGCTCAAAGTTGCTTTGGGAGCGATGGAACCAATCAAGCAATTATGTGCAGCTTCGGAGGAACCTGTGTTACAACAGATTGGAGAGCAACTGAATCCTTGTACTATCATTCGCGACCGGATAGAGCGTGAAATAAATCCGGATGCTCCTACCTTGGTGAACCGGGGCGGTATTATTCGTAAAGGAGTTAACGGAGAATTGGACGATCTGAGAGATATTTCATATTCGGGTAAAGATTATCTGATGCACATCCAGCAGCGGGAATGTGAGCGTACGGGGATTTCCAGCCTTAAAATCAGTTATAACAATGTATTCGGTTATTATATAGAAGTCCGTAATACTCATAAAGATAAGGTTCCCGAAGAGTGGATAAGAAAGCAGACACTGGTGAGTGCTGAGCGTTATATCACGCAGGAATTGAAAGAGTATGAAGAAAAGATATTGGGGGCTGAAGAGAAAATACTTTCGCTCGAAACCCGTTTATTCAATGAACTGGTTCTGGCATTAAGCGAATATATCCCGGCTATCCAGCATAATTCATCTTTGATCGCCCGTCTCGATTGTCTTCTTTCTTTTGTCAAGGTCGCCCGGGAGAATAAATACATACGCCCTCAGATAGATGAGTCACTTGAGATAGATATTCATGAAGGGCGGCATCCGGTTATTGAAAAGCAAATGGCTCCCGGAGAAGCTTATATCGCGAATAGTGTATTGTTGAATAACGATACGCAACAGATTATTATGATTACCGGACCTAATATGGCTGGTAAATCGGCTTTATTGCGTCAGACGGCGCTCATTGTATTGCTGGCTCAGATAGGCTGCTTTGTCCCTGCAGAGTCGGCGAAAATAGGAGTAGTCGATAAAATATTTACCCGGGTGGGAGCATCGGATAACATCTCTTTAGGCGAGTCTACTTTTATGGTGGAGATGAACGAAGCTGCCGATATTCTTAACAATATGTCGGAAAGAAGTCTTATTCTTTTTGACGAACTGGGGCGCGGAACCAGTACCTACGACGGGATTTCCATAGCTTGGGCTATTGTGGAGCATATACACGAACATCCAAAGGCACGTGCTAAAACTTTATTTGCAACTCATTACCATGAGTTGAACGAGATGGAACGCACCTATAAGCGTATAGCTAACTATAATGTCTCGGTGAAAGAAGTGGATAATAAAGTGATTTTCCTGCGTAAACTAGTTCGCGGCGGTAGTGAACATAGTTTCGGTATTCACGTGGCTAAACTGGCCGGTATGCCTCAAAGTATAGTGAGCCGGGCGAACCAGATATTGAAACAGCTGGAAACCGAAAACCGTCAGAGCGGCATTTCGAAACCGACGATGGAGATCGCTACCAGCCGGAGCGGTATGCAGCTTAGTTTTTTTCAGCTGGACGATCCTGTTCTCTCTCAAATACGTGACGAAATAATCAAGGTGGATATCAATAATCTTACACCGATGGAAGCTTTGAATAAGTTGAATGAAATACGAAAAATAATTACCGGAAAATAATGCTTTAGAGTTTTTCGCTGGAGGTTGATAAGGCAATACGAAAAGATATGAAAAGAACCGATTTTGAAATTATGGCCCCTGTGGGCAGTTATGAGTCCTTAACGGCAGCGATACAAGGCGGTGCTAATTCCATCTATTTCGGAATAGAAGGTTTAAATATGCGTGCACGTTCGTCAAATAATTTTACGGTGAACGATTTGCACGAAATTGTACGTATATGTAATGAACATCATATAAAAAGTTATCTTACGGTTAATACCGTTATATATGACGAAGATCTGAAACTGATGCGCCGGATTATAGATGCGGCGCGTGAAGCCGGATTATCGGCTATAATTGCCAGTGATGTCGCTGCCATGTCTTATGCCAGCAGTATAGGTGTAGAGGTACATCTTTCCACTCAACTGAATATATCCAATGCCGAGGCTCTTAAATTCTATGCCCGTTATGCCGATGTAGTCGTACTGGCTCGTGAACTTAGTCTGGAACAAGTCGCCGGAATATATAAAACGATATGTGATGAAAATATAAAGGGTCCCGGAGGGGAGTTGATTCGCATCGAAATGTTCTGTCACGGAGCTCTTTGTATGGCCGTTTCCGGGAAATGTTATTTGAGCTTGCATGAGATGAACGCTTCGGCCAACCGGGGAGCTTGTATGCAGGTATGCCGGCGGGCCTATACGGTAAAAGATAAGGAGAGCGATCTGGAACTGGAAGTGGATAATCAATATATTATGTCTCCGAAAGATTTGAAGACGATACATTTTATGAACAAAATGATCGATTCGGGGGTACGGGTATTTAAGATTGAGGGACGTGCGAGAGGCGCGGAATATGTGCGGACCGTGGTATCCTGTTATCGCGAAGCGGTCGAGGCATATCTGGATAATAGTTTTACGGATGAAAAGATAGAGGACTGGAATGAGCGGCTGGCTACGGTGTTTAACCGGGGATTCTGGAACGGTTATTATCTGGGGCAACGATTGGGAGAGTGGACTTCGAGGTATGGCTCTTCAGCTACTAAGACGAAGGTTCTGATAGGTAAAGGCATCAAATATTTTTCTAAACTGGGAGTAGCCGAATTTCAAATAGAAAGCCGTTCTTTGAAGGTAGGAGATGAGATTTTGATTACTGGACCTACTACCGGAGCGGTAACTACTATCGTAGATGAAATACGGGTCGATCTGAAACCTGTGGATGAAGCAGTGAAAGGAGAACGTTTTTCTATTAAACTAAAAGAAAAGATAAGACCTTCGGACAAATTATTCAAATGGGTGAATACCGAAGATTTAAAGAAAGAGTTATGATTTCTGTACAGATACAACGAACGGCCGATGGCTCTTCTACTTTATATTTGCCTGATCTGGACGAACACTACCATTCGGTGAAAGGAGCGAAAGAAGAGGCGTCTCATGTTTATGTTCATACGGCATTCGACGCTTGTGTAGAAGAATCTGTCAATGTTTTGGAGATGGGGTTCGGTACCGGATTAAATGCTTTTCTCACGCTGCTCGCCTCCCAAAGCAGAAACGGAAAAGTATATTATACGGCATTAGAGGCATATCCTCTTCCGCTTGATATTATTGAACGGTTACGGTATCCGGAAACGATAGAGCCTGCAGCTTCCGGTTTGTTTCTGAAATTACATGAAGCCGGGTGGAATGTCCGGGAACAGATAACGCCTTCGTTTCACTTGTTGAAAATACAAGCCGATTTATTGAAATATGATTTTCATGATAATAAGTATGATGTGGTCTATTATGATGCGTTTGCTCCGGAAAAACAGCCTGAATTATGGGACGAATCCGTATTTTCCCGTATTTATGATGTTCTTTTTCCGGGCGGTATTTTGAGTACGTATTGTGCTAAAGGTGAAGTCCGCCGGAGATTGCAACGATGTGGGTTTTTGGTGGAAAGACTACAAGGCCCTCCGGGAGGCAAGCGGGAAATAATAAGGGCGGTAAAGCCGTTTGTATAAGAAATAGATTAAAATAATCTGTTATTATGTGTAAACCTTTTCATAAAGGTTTTGTCTAATTAAAAAATGTGTCGTATAAAAATATGGAGCGATGAAAAAAAGACATTTCATAATTGCATGTACGTTGTTTAGTTTCGGAACTTTAGCGGTTTTCGGGCAGTATGGCATACATTCGGATGGTTCCGGAGGATATCTGGAAAGAGGGCGTCTTATGTATGAGAATCATAATTATGTGGGATGTATAGATCAGCTTACACAACTGAAGCGGATGACCTCGGACTATTCTATGAATGAAATTGCCGATTATTTCATTGCTGCGGCAACTTATGAACGGGGGAAAGAAGAGTCCGTAGAAATGCTGGTCCGGTTTGTAAATAAATATCCGTCGTCTGCTTATGTTCCTGAAGCGAATTTCAAGGTCGGCAATTATTATTTTTTTGAAGGAAAGTATGGTTTAGCGATACGGACCTATTCCGGGTTGGACGTGGATAAGCTACCTGAAAGTTTGCAGGCGGACTATTGTTACCGATTGGCATATTCTTATCTGAAAGAAGAAAGTTATTTACAGGCAAAACCTTTGTTCGAAGTTTTGTCCCGTTCTTCAGATAAATACAAAGAAGCCTCGGATTTTTATTTGGCTTATATTTTGTATGCCGAAGGAGATTATGCCCGTGCGATGCAAGGATTTGCCAAAAGTTCGGGGAGCCGTGAATTCGGTACAGAATCACGATATTATATGACACAGATCTATTTTCTCCAAAAGAATTATGCACAGGTAATTTCTTTGGGAAAAGAGTTGCTGGGGGGAAATCCCGGAAAAGAATTCGGAGCTGAACTGAATCGGTTGGTTGGAGAAAGTTCTTATTTCGAAGGAAAGAACAGTGATGCTTTATCCTATCTGGGCCGGTATGTTTCCATGACTCCCAGACCTATGCGGAACAGCCTTTATATGCTGGGAGTAGAAGAGTACAGGGAAAACCGCTATTCCGAGGCTATTGCTTATTTGAGCCGTGTGACCGATAAAGATGATGCGCTGATGCAAAACGCCTATCTTTATATTGCCCAGAGTTATCTTAAATTAGGAGATAAGAAAAATGCCCGATTATCTTTTGAAACGGCATCCCGGTATAATTATGACCAGCAGGTAAAGGAAACGGCTTTATATAACTATGCTTTGAGTATTCATGAGACAGCCTTTTCTCCTTTTGACGAATCTGTCGGGGTCTTTGAACGTTTTCTGAACGAATTTCCAGCTTCAAGATATGCCGATAAAATCAATGATTACCTGGTCGAGGTATATATGACGACTAAAAATTATAAGTCTGCGCTGGTTTCCATTGAAAAAATAAAACGTCCCGACGCCAAAATACTGGCAGCCAAGCAGCGGATTCTGTTTCAGCTGGGTACCGAAGCTTTTACGAACGCCCGTTTGGCCGATGCTAAAAGCTATTTTAAGAGGGCTATTGATATGGGAAATTATGTACCTGAAACCCGGGCGCAAGCTTGGTTCTGGATAGGAGAATGTAATTACCGTCAGAATAATTATGCTCAGGCCGAGCAAGATTATAAAAATTATCTTTCGCTGACAAAACAAAAGAATACTCATTTATATTCTCTGGCCCGTTATGATCTGGCCTATACTTGCTTCAAACAACATAAATTCAGCGAGGCTCTTAGCCATTTTAATTCGTATGT
This region includes:
- a CDS encoding tetratricopeptide repeat protein, whose amino-acid sequence is MKKRHFIIACTLFSFGTLAVFGQYGIHSDGSGGYLERGRLMYENHNYVGCIDQLTQLKRMTSDYSMNEIADYFIAAATYERGKEESVEMLVRFVNKYPSSAYVPEANFKVGNYYFFEGKYGLAIRTYSGLDVDKLPESLQADYCYRLAYSYLKEESYLQAKPLFEVLSRSSDKYKEASDFYLAYILYAEGDYARAMQGFAKSSGSREFGTESRYYMTQIYFLQKNYAQVISLGKELLGGNPGKEFGAELNRLVGESSYFEGKNSDALSYLGRYVSMTPRPMRNSLYMLGVEEYRENRYSEAIAYLSRVTDKDDALMQNAYLYIAQSYLKLGDKKNARLSFETASRYNYDQQVKETALYNYALSIHETAFSPFDESVGVFERFLNEFPASRYADKINDYLVEVYMTTKNYKSALVSIEKIKRPDAKILAAKQRILFQLGTEAFTNARLADAKSYFKRAIDMGNYVPETRAQAWFWIGECNYRQNNYAQAEQDYKNYLSLTKQKNTHLYSLARYDLAYTCFKQHKFSEALSHFNSYVSGSDKSDKSMLADAYNRIGDCYYYARRFADAERYYGESQNILPGNGDYALFQKGFMAGLQKNYQVKLDLMDKLIATYPQSEYIDDALFEKGQAYTIMGNDKEAIRVYQKLLKDYPQSSISRKGGLQLGMVYFNSGMIDESIDAYKQVISAYPSSDEARVAAEDLKSVYVEKNDVSSYASYIKSLGGTITYKVSELDSLSYLAAERSYAAQKNISGLTKYIREFPQGAFLSQAHYYIAADAFNKKDYGTALLSFNYVLEHQPDGNFAEEALARKSEILYLQNDMDNALENFRLLEKKATTTENRRASRLGIMRISQNQQKPWGVLEAANSLLQDAKLSPELRQEALFARAAAYKAVDKPDKAIADWKVLASDPRTIYGAESAYLLSQHYYDTNNLDMAEKQLNNFIDQGTSHQYWLARGFLLMADIFIKRGDNFQAKQYLSSLKNNYTVQDDIAGRIQERLSKIGE